A single window of Lytechinus variegatus isolate NC3 chromosome 8, Lvar_3.0, whole genome shotgun sequence DNA harbors:
- the LOC121420047 gene encoding protein capicua homolog, translating to MNGKKDRSRRNKKSESPATPATPDSNSGRTRRTKFSKDEDATDDFVRHKKLRNANRNGSRTAVSSDSGTSEPSSSGASTPRPGSLETPMRETSTESSPVGEVQELPKGKEVVSKRLVVSDIVSARTTESRQMAQTVSEVTCKSTAKVVQDSEDDEETDSALSGDDEAMQSESMNEPVSALTPLRTGVKRPGEFPESATPQKKLAVDAKELEGQRVLARRGEAFSPGTIKLVKKKSIGVLFEGDQDLTMFNDVMDSDQICIVSDKVPPVNTLSIGSKVCVQRDGKGQYFEAFVREMRPNSIYQIIMASQIREGSSSSSEDMTVPLWKLRMLRPPWQNPPSGPVQPPGAIARQLTYSPFESKNESIPLPNLQFDLHKVTPPEQKTLSDRLVQDRNVFFRDRHMSGERRVQLPLEDIGSDDELKNFDRPLEFRGRPTLTPGTTGTSTPGSLYSPFESSLARLPTSYSNRKRHISSASNASTISIGSTHSLTPPPKYKKGEVICNANGVRKKFNGKQWRRLCSREGCNKESQRRGYCSRHLSMQGKDLTGEASSGQEQDWDSDSRCSSARTVRTGKMANYQYIQSCTQFAPHRKSLKNH from the coding sequence AtgaatgggaagaaagatagaaGCAGGCGGAACAAAAAATCGGAATCGCCAGCAACCCCGGCAACTCCAGACTCCAACTCAGGAAGGACCAGAAGAACAAAGTTCTCCAAAGATGAAGATGCAACAGATGACTTTGTGAGGCACAAAAAGTTACGGAATGCCAACAGGAATGGAAGCAGAACTGCAGTTTCCAGTGATTCGGGGACCAGTGAGCCGTCATCGTCAGGAGCAAGTACACCAAGGCCTGGTTCCCTTGAAACCCCGATGAGAGAGACAAGCACAGAATCATCTCCTGTAGGGGAGGTCCAAGAACTGCCAAAAGGGAAAGAAGTGGTGTCAAAGAGGTTGGTTGTTAGTGATATTGTGAGTGCCAGGACTACAGAATCACGGCAAATGGCGCAAACGGTTAGTGAAGTTACATGTAAGAGTACGGCTAAAGTGGTCCAGGAtagtgaagatgatgaagaaacgGACAGCGCCCTCTCTGGGGATGATGAAGCCATGCAGTCAGAGTCAATGAATGAGCCGGTATCTGCCTTGACTCCTTTAAGAACTGGTGTGAAGAGGCCGGGAGAGTTCCCAGAGTCTGCTACACCCCAGAAGAAGCTAGCTGTTGATGCCAAAGAATTGGAAGGCCAGAGGGTACTGGCGAGAAGGGGTGAAGCTTTTTCTCCTGGAACGATCAAACTTGTCAAAAAGAAGAGCATTGGTGTGTTGTTTGAAGGGGACCAGGACCTAACTATGTTTAATGATGTTATGGACTCGGATCAGATTTGTATTGTCAGTGATAAAGTGCCTCCAGTTAACACACTCAGTATAGGGTCCAAAGTATGTGTCCAGAGAGATGGCAAAGGACAGTATTTTGAGGCCTTTGTCAGGGAAATGAGACCAAACTCCATATATCAAATCATAATGGCTTCTCAGATACGAGAAGGCTCGAGTAGCAGCTCTGAAGACATGACAGTTCCTCTTTGGAAGCTGAGAATGTTACGACCTCCGTGGCAGAACCCTCCCTCTGGACCTGTGCAACCTCCTGGAGCAATTGCCAGACAGCTAACATACAGTCCCTTTGAATCCAAGAATGAATCTATTCCACTGCCTAATCTGCAATTTGACTTGCATAAAGTGACACCTCCAGAACAGAAGACACTTTCGGATCGACTTGTCCAAGACAGGAATGTCTTTTTCCGTGACAGGCACATGAGTGGTGAAAGGAGAGTTCAGTTGCCTCTGGAGGATATTGGGTCAGATGACGAGCTCAAGAACTTTGATAGGCCCCTGGAATTCCGTGGACGACCAACACTTACTCCAGGAACAACTGGCACATCCACCCCTGGTTCTCTCTACTCTCCATTTGAGAGCAGCCTGGCTCGATTACCTACCAGCTATTCGAACCGCAAGAGACACATCAGCAGTGCCAGTAACGCATCAACCATCTCCATTGGTAGCACCCATTCCCTGACTCCTCCACCAAAGTACAAGAAGGGTGAAGTCATCTGCAACGCCAATGGAGTCCGCAAGAAGTTCAACGGTAAGCAGTGGCGAAGACTGTGCTCCAGGGAAGGATGCAACAAGGAGTCCCAGAGACGCGGTTACTGCTCTCGACATCTTTCCATGCAGGGTAAGGACCTGACTGGGGAAGCATCTTCTGGCCAGGAGCAAGACTGGGACAGTGACTCAAGGTGTTCAAGTGCCAGGACTGTCCGCACAGGTAAGATGGCTAATTATCAATATATACAATCCTGCACCCAATTTGCACCTCACAGAAAATCCCTGAAAAATCACTAG